The Penicillium digitatum chromosome 6, complete sequence genome has a window encoding:
- a CDS encoding Ureidoglycolate hydrolase, putative, which translates to MAPILLTNPTVTLTPEPLTRENFAQFGTAVVSPLPRELNTITRPSSLPPHDPTPDLANQNSALKYSPIAPLLDRYTNACPSGQASEARMTMFCCFPRTLRALSTGAQLPDSEVFDVGILERHPFTNQTFIPVDLSAHSKVGDGEEEPLFLVVVAPTLKGKTADAKNETGETIKIRDPPDLSNIKAFVARGGQAVTYGVGTWHAPMVVLGRRRVDFVVVQFVNGVGDEDCQEAAFGEGIVVDLGRKGQLRRVEKGAKLWSAKL; encoded by the coding sequence ATGGCGCCGATCCTCTTGACCAACCCTACAGTGACGCTCACTCCGGAGCCTCTTACACGGGAGAATTTCGCACAATTTGGCACAGCAGTGGTATCGCCATTACCGAGAGAACTAAACACAATTACTCGACCATCATCCCTGCCGCCACACGACCCAACCCCGGACCTGGCGAACCAAAACTCCGCTCTCAAGTACAGTCCCATCGCCCCGCTTCTCGACCGCTACACGAATGCCTGTCCAAGCGGGCAGGCCTCCGAGGCACGCATGACCATGTTCTGCTGTTTCCCGCGCACCTTGCGCGCTCTCAGCACCGGTGCCCAATTGCCTGACAGTGAGGTGTTTGATGTGGGCATCCTTGAGCGCCACCCGTTTACGAATCAGACTTTCATTCCAGTGGATCTATCAGCCCATTCGAAGGTCGGGGATGGTGAAGAAGAGCCACTGTTCTTGGTGGTGGTTGCGCCCACTTTGAAAGGGAAGACTGCTGACGCTAAGAATGAGACCGGCGAGACGATTAAGATTCGTGACCCACCGGATCTGAGTAATATTAAAGCGTTTGTGGCGCGTGGCGGCCAGGCTGTTACTTATGGGGTTGGGACGTGGCATGCGCCTATGGTAGTTTTGGGCCGTAGGAGGGTTGATTTTGTTGTTGTGCAGTTTGTTAATGGGGTTGGAGATGAGGATTGTCAGGAAGCTGCGTTTGGGGAGGGTATAGTTGTTGATCTTGGTCGGAAGGGTCAGCTTAGGCGAGTTGAGAAGGGTGCAAAACTATGGTCGGCTAAGCTGTGA
- a CDS encoding Ribonuclease P complex subunit Pop2, putative codes for MFYDLNVPYSPDDAEVPHTLNFLAELGYTTVALSQTINGKLPSTLAPPPLPTNAPKSLQLLTRLNLTLADPAQNQRLTALSQVYDIVALRPTNEKSLLNACTNLECDVISVDLSVRLPYHFKFKMLSAAISRGVRIEICYGPGITGSGLDARRNLIGNATSLIRATRGRGIIVSSEARRALSLRAPWDVINLACVWGLSQERGKEAVCEETRKVTALAKLKRTSWRGIVDIVHGGEKAKHEGLTPKQKGVPKASAPKANETSQPENGVDNLKRKASISSEPVAEESDKPLSKREIKRRATKARFDAKGENAT; via the exons ATGTTTTACGACCTGAATGTACCTTACAGCCCCGATGACGCGGAGGTACCCCACACTCTGAATTTCCTCGCTGAAC TTGGTTACACTACCGTTGCCCTGTCTCAAACGATCAACGGGAAGCTCCCTTCAACCCTCGCTCCACCTCCTCTTCCAACAAACGCGCCGAAATCCCTTCAACTGCTGACTCGGTTAAACCTGACTTTGGCCGATCCCGCGCAGAATCAGCGCTTAACCGCCCTGAGCCAAGTGTACGACATAGTTGCTCTCCGTCCCACAAACGAAAAGTCACTGCTAAATGCGTGCACTAACTTGGAATGCGATGTGATCTCTGTGGATCTCTCGGTGCGACTTCCATACCACTTCAAATTCAAAATGCTATCCGCGGCAATCTCACGTGGAGTTCGTATTGAGATCTGCTATGGGCCAGGTATCACGGGGAGTGGGCTTGATGCCCGAAGAAACCTCATCGGGAATGCAACATCCTTGATCCGCGCGACACGTGGTCGAGGCATCATTGTGTCAAGCGAAGCAAGAAGAGCTTTGAGTCTACGAGCCCCGTGGGACGTGATAAATCTTGCTTGTGTCTGGGGTCTATCACAAGAGCGTGGAAAGGAAGCAGTCTGTGAAGAGACGCGAAAGGTGACCGCATTGGCCAAGTTGAAACGAACCAGTTGGCGAGGTATCGTGGATATAGTCCATGGTGGAGAGAAAGCCAAACATGAAGGACTCACGCCAAAACAAAAGGGCGTCCCAAAAGCTAGCGCCCCAAAAGCCAATGAAACCTCACAGCCAGAAAATGGAGTGGACAACCTCAAGAGGAAGGCTTCTATCAGTTCTGAGCCTGTCGCCGAGGAGAGCGACAAGCCTTTGTCCAAGCGAGAAATCAAACGACGAGCAACGAAAGCACGATTTGATGCAAAAGGAGAGAACGCCACTTGA
- a CDS encoding DNA mismatch repair protein Msh1, putative: MQTFKNCVILTRVGGFYELYFEQAEELAPLLNLKLATKKTNGGPVPMAGFPFFQLDRFLKTLVGDLNKYVAISEEFVINAEDKARTGGLMFDRKVARIITPGTLIDEKFIDPSEHNFLLAIYLDVPYLQSQLKQHADNDLQPSHQHVLSSVPQQVGLSWLDLSTGDFFTQLTTTQMLPSAIARIGAREILVDQSVQDLIGHELQMLVGHDHRLVTFFQFPGIFKPVSEWGTMLECPVPEDALASFTPEEVAAGYSLLEYTRVQLQGSNLKLQPPIRRHLNESMGIDRNSMSGLEILETARDGFGKGSLLHAVRRTSTKSGARLLRDRLTSPSTSLQVINERLDLVSVFIEHVELRDSVIQLLKRSHDSQRLVQKFAFGKGDPDDLICLSRAIEASKEVRQVLLDHNRLAVSSSTSDLSHSLTIMISRLFLDGPIALAGRILAAIDEEGLLQKQRLEDSTAAEAANLAQKVTMDEATSSELEGLPKKFRAKRGERTVVADTDSGPLDTWIMRRDASKNLHALHAELQRLGDEKTSLTQRFRDSVDSSALSLKWTPGLGHICHVKGTKISQKSLEDLGVTRNVSSTKSTRSFYLPAWTELGVKMDHVKIRIRQEEQTIFECLRREVILNLVKIRRNAAVMDELDVACSFATLAQEQQMVRPILNDGTCHKIIGGRHPTVKLGLEEQGRSFVSNDCFLGDSERIWLITGPNMAGKSTFLRQNALITILAQVGSFVPAAYAEIGIVDQIFSRIGAADDLFRDQSTFMVEMLETATILKQATPKSFVIMDEVGRGTTPEDGTSVSFACLHHLHNHNQSRVLFATHFHALADMTEDFDKLARYCTDVKDMASGAFSFVHRLRKGVNRQSHALKVAQLAGLPRETLDLAMRVRQEMKDKIPPYRVDEEDQP; encoded by the exons ATGCAAACGTTCAAGAACTGTGTAATCTTGACCCGAGTCGGGGGCTTCTATGAG CTCTATTTTGAACAAGCAGAGGAGCTGGCACCATTGCTCAATCTCAAGCTCGCGACCAAAAAGACGAACGGTGGGCCAGTTCCAATGGCTGGCTTCCCCTTCTTCCAGCTCGATCGTTTTCTCAAAACCCTCGTCGGAGATCTCAACAAGTATGTGGCTATTAGCGAAGAGTTTGTTATCAATGCAGAAGACAAGGCACGCACAGGAGGCCTCATGTTTGATCGGAAGGTGGCTAGAATCATCACACCCGGCACGCTGATTGACGAGAAGTTCATTGATCCTTCCGAGCATAATTTCCTGTTGGCCATATACTTGGATGTCCCGTACTTGCAATCGCAATTGAAGCAACACGCTGACAATGATCTCCAACCATCGCATCAGCATGTGTTGTCCTCTGTACCCCAACAAGTAGGATTGTCATGGCTTGACCTCTCGACCGGTGATTTCTTCACTCAGCTCACAACGACCCAAATGCTTCCATCGGCGATTGCCCGAATTGGAGCTCGTGAGATCTTGGTAGATCAGAGTGTGCAAGATCTTATTGGACATGAATTACAAATGCTAGTCGGACATGATCATCGCCTTGTCACCTTCTTCCAATTCCCTGGAATATTCAAGCCGGTATCTGAATGGGGGACAATGTTAGAGTGTCCGGTTCCCGAAGATGCTCTCGCCTCATTCACACCGGAAGAAGTAGCGGCTGGTTACAGCCTGCTCGAGTACACTCGCGTGCAGTTGCAAGGATCAAATCTCAAGCTTCAGCCTCCTATTCGAAGGCATTTGAATGAATCAATGGGCATTGATCGTAACAGCATGAGTGGCCTGGAGATACTCGAAACAGCAAGAGACGGTTTTGGGAAAGGAAGTCTTCTGCACGCTGTGCGAAGGACTTCTACAAAAAGCGGTGCACGGCTTTTACGAGACCGGTTAA CCTCTCCATCTACATCCTTACAAGTCATCAATGAGCGTCTGGACCTTGTCTCGGTTTTCATAGAGCATGTAGAGCTACGTGACAGCGTCATCCAACTTTTGAAGCGTAGCCATGATTCTCAGCGCCTGGTTCAAAAATTTGCATTTGGGAAAGGAGACCCGGATGACTTGATATGTCTCTCCCGTGCCATTGAGGCCTCTAAGGAAGTCAGACAAGTTCTTCTAGACCACAATAGACTTGCGGTTTCGTCCAGCACTTCAGATTTAAGTCACAGTCTTACTATTATGATCTCACGGCTTTTTCTCGATGGTCCCATCGCGCTAGCGGGCCGGATTCTTGCGGCCATTGACGAAGAAGGCTTACTCCAAAAGCAACGCCTCGAGGATAGTACCGCCGCAGAGGCAGCCAATCTGGCACAAAAGGTAACTATGGATGAAGCCACATCCAGTGAACTGGAAGGACTGCCGAAGAAGTTCAGAGCGAAGAGGGGCGAGCGAACAGTTGTGGCTGATACGGACTCCGGTCCCCTCGATACCTGGATTATGAGGCGTGATGCAAGCAAGAACTTGCATGCACTCCACGCGGAGCTACAACGGTTGGGCGATGAAAAGACTTCATTGACTCAACGTTTCCGTGATTCGGTCGATTCGTCAGCCCTGAGCCTTAAATGGACCCCAGGTTTGGGCCACATCTGCCATGTCAAAGGGACAAAAATTTCTCAAAAATCCCTAGAAGACTTGGGGGTCACTCGAAATGTCTCATCGACCAAATCTACCCGGTCATTCTATCTACCAGCCTGGACAGAGCTAGGGGTCAAAATGGACCACGTGAAAATTCGGATCCGTCAAGAAGAGCAAACGATCTTTGAATGCCTACGCCGTGAGGTTATCCTAAACCTTGTCAAAATCCGCCGAAATGCGGCAGTCATGGATGAGTTGGACGTGGCGTGTTCATTTGCAACACTCGCTCAAGAACAGCAGATGGTACGGCCGATTCTCAACGACGGTACCTGTCATAAGATTATCGGTGGAAGACATCCCACGGTAAAACTGGGTTTAGAGGAACAGGGACGATCGTTCGTGAGTAACGATTGCTTCCTGGGCGATTCCGAGCGGATCTGGCTTATCACTGGCCCCAACATGGCAGGCAAAAGTACCTTTTTGCGACAAAACGCTTTAATCACGATTCTCGCACAAGTCGGATCTTTTGTACCTGCAGCTTATGCCGAGATCGGTATTGTCGATCAGATCTTCAGCCGAATTGGTGCAGCAGACGACCTCTTCCGTGACCAGTCGACGTTCATGGTGGAGATGTTGGAAACAGCTACCATTCTCAAACAAGCCACCCCCAAGTCATTTGTGATTATGGATGAAGTGGGCCGAGGCACAACCCCCGAGGACGGCACATCTGTCAGTTTTGCATGCCTGCATCACTTACACAATCACAACCAGTCTCGAGTGCTTTTCGCTACTCATTTCCATGCCCTTGCGGATATGACAGAGGACTTTGATAAGTTGGCGAGATACTGCACAGATGTGAAAGACATGGCTTCGGGTGCCTTCTCTTTCGTCCACCGGCTGCGAAAAGGCGTCAATCGCCAGTCTCATGCTCTGAAGGTTGCTCAATTGGCTGGTTTGCCGAGAGAGACCCTCGACCTAGCTATGCGAGTCCGCCAGGAAATGAAGGATAAGATCCCACCATATCGAGttgacgaagaagatcaacCCTAG